Proteins encoded in a region of the Dreissena polymorpha isolate Duluth1 chromosome 6, UMN_Dpol_1.0, whole genome shotgun sequence genome:
- the LOC127833417 gene encoding lanC-like protein 2 encodes MEERHYPNRLEDYRGQSLLGDDGKFLERLRKPIQQGIDHLLERLYSGLETQTDDDHSVYTGMGGKALLHLRLFSAMKQDRGQLECALDCLKPALRRLKGRRISFLCGDAGPLALGAVVHEKLGNAAASVDCIKRLEKMCDAVCEDPSLPDEMLYGRVGYLFALLFVAANLGQDRIHQDIVLKVYKCVIDSGIHMSQQQGWRHPLMYAWHDKHYLGAAHGLAGIYYMLMQVSNESVKKYVEELVRPSLEWMLTLQFPSGNCPSSIGSSTGDKLVHWCHGAPGWIHTFILAHKKFGEDRYLQAAIRCADMIWERGLLMKGHGICHGTAGNGYAFLAMYQMTGDQKYLHRAYQFGLFCIQHKPSRLPDAPFSLFEGLAGTIYFLTELLEPSDAKFPAFTLP; translated from the exons ATGGAGGAAAGGCATTATCCAAATAGATTAGAGGATTATCGTGGACAGTCCTTACTCGGAGATGACGGAAAA tttttggagaGGCTTCGAAAGCCTATACAGCAAGGCATTGATCATCTGTTGGAACGGCTCTATTCCGGATTGGAAACACAGACTGATGATGACCACTCTGTCTATACTGGAATGGGAG GCAAAGCACTGCTTCATCTACGACTATTCAGTGCCATGAAGCAAGACAGGGGACAGCTTGAGTGTGCGTTGGACTGTTTAAAACCTGCACTTCGGCGCCTCAAGGGTCGTAGAATCTCCTTCCTGTGCGGTGATGCAGGTCCTTTAGCCCTGGGAGCAGTGGTTCATGAAAAGCTGGGCAATGCTGCTGCGTCTGTGGACTGCATAAAAAG GCTGGAGAAGATGTGCGATGCAGTGTGTGAGGACCCATCACTTCCAGATGAGATGCTGTATGGGCGTGTAGGGTACTTGTTTGCTCTCTTGTTTGTGGCGGCAAACCTGGGGCAGGATAGAATACACCAAGATATTGTACTAAAG GTGTACAAGTGTGTGATAGACTCTGGGATCCACATGTCCCAGCAGCAGGGCTGGAGGCACCCGTTGATGTACGCCTGGCATGACAAACACTACCTGGGAGCCGCACACGGACTGGCTGGCATTTACTACATGCTCATGCAG GTGAGCAATGAATCTGTTAAAAAGTACGTAGAAGAGCTGGTTAGACCATCTTTGGAATGGATGCTGACTCTTCAGTTTCCATCAGGCAATTGCCCCTCATCCATCGGCTCATCGACCGGGGATAAACTTGTACATTGGTGTCACGGAGCCCCTGGTTGGATCCACACGTTTATATTGGCACATAAG AAATTTGGAGAGGATCGCTACCTCCAGGCGGCCATACGTTGTGCGGACATGATCTGGGAGCGGGGACTGCTGATGAAGGGGCACGGGATCTGTCACGGGACCGCGGGCAACGGGTACGCCTTCCTGGCCATGTATCAGATGACAGGTGATCAAAAATATCTGCATCGGGCCTACCAG TTTGGGCTGTTTTGCATCCAACACAAACCCTCAAGACTACCTGATGCGCCATTCTCCTTGTTTGAag GGCTGGCTGGGACTATATACTTTCTCACAGAGCTTCTGGAGCCTTCAGATGCCAAGTTTCCTGCCTTCACCTTGCCCTGA
- the LOC127835682 gene encoding uncharacterized protein LOC127835682 produces MDLGQAQTELSDKQLELNQDYVANVMKKAGFEPEVDIQFDVAYTCRPHGGCEKVYTKLGAREGHYIFLELVLFRDDPFGSDLLPLEGPAPLETLPSEDAETILDVEDEDEEGRSTSRMAVNLTPEMVNAQFVLIDPSTPTDEKVPADAFPHGNRMPATNIPVSAHGPVARENREAELEYFMTKKYNKLGAKIESRNQTLNHFLTNKNLQLK; encoded by the exons atgGACTTGGGACAAGCACAAACAGAACTGAGCGACAAACAATTGGAACTAAATCAGGACTATGtcgcaaatgtcatgaaaaaagccGGCTTCGAACCTGAAGTTGACATCCAATTTGACGTCGCCTACACATGTCGACCCCATGGGGGATGCGAAAAAGTCTACACAAAGCTTGGGGCCCG TGAAGGACATTACATATTTCTTGAACTGGTACTTTTCAGGGATGATCCTTTCGGTAGTGACCTTCTGCCCCTGGAAGGGCCGGCCCCTCTTGAAACCCTTCCATCAGAGGATGCAGAAACCATACTGGATGT AGAAGATGAGGATGAGGAGGGCAGGTCGACCTCACGTATGGCTGTGAATCTCACCCCAGAGATGGTGAACGCCCAGTTTGTGTTGATAGACCCTTCAACGCCCACAGACGAGAAAGTGCCAGC TGACGCCTTCCCCCATGGCAACAGGATGCCAGCCACTAACATCCCTGTGTCTGCACATGGGCCAGTGGCCAG agAGAACAGAGAGGCGGAGCTTGAATATTTCATGACAAAGAAGTACAACAAACTGGGAGCCAAGATTGAATCTAGGAACCAAACTCTCAACCATTTCCTCACGAATAAAAACCTCCAgttgaaataa